Proteins found in one Candidatus Palauibacter scopulicola genomic segment:
- a CDS encoding sodium-dependent transporter, protein MNATRERWGSPLGFILATTGFSVGLGNIWRFPYLAGENGGGAFLLIYILLAVLIGIPLFTAEISLGRRAQATPLAGMRKLAGRSPFRAIAWLGAGAAFLIMSYYQLIMGWIAAYFIRALRGGFGAGSVQAAAESFAAFTSRPGEVLAYSIPVMLLTGLIIARGLRRGVERAARLLIPLLFFFLVGLAIVSLQFEGAWEGVRWYLAPDFSAIGPGTWLAALGQAFYSIGVGMMGAFVFGSYLHPRHSDIPGSAASIVACDTIAAILAGFVMFPALFAFNMEPDQGAGLLFVTMAGLFGRLPAGDVAAAFFFFFVFIAGLTSGLALIEALTASAMDSLGWSRRRSLWVVLALVVLAGVPLALGAGPWAALQVGGRGLFELADYVSGNIFLTVGGLAISLYVAVAWGFERFRAETNQGAGRFRITAAWGPVMRFVVPVAVALVVLAGLGLLS, encoded by the coding sequence CTCATCTACATCCTGCTCGCGGTCCTCATCGGGATCCCGCTGTTCACCGCCGAGATCAGCCTCGGGCGGCGCGCGCAGGCGACACCGCTGGCCGGGATGCGGAAGCTCGCGGGACGCAGCCCCTTCCGCGCGATCGCCTGGCTCGGCGCGGGCGCCGCGTTCCTCATCATGTCCTACTACCAGCTCATCATGGGCTGGATCGCGGCCTACTTCATCCGCGCGCTACGCGGCGGCTTCGGAGCGGGGAGCGTGCAGGCGGCGGCGGAGTCATTCGCGGCCTTCACGAGCCGCCCGGGCGAGGTCCTGGCTTACTCGATCCCGGTGATGCTGCTGACGGGCCTCATCATCGCGCGCGGATTGCGCCGCGGGGTCGAGCGCGCGGCGCGGTTGCTCATCCCCCTGCTCTTCTTCTTCCTTGTCGGGCTGGCGATCGTCTCGCTCCAGTTCGAGGGGGCGTGGGAAGGCGTTCGCTGGTATCTCGCGCCCGACTTCTCGGCCATCGGGCCCGGAACGTGGCTCGCGGCGCTGGGGCAGGCGTTCTACTCGATCGGCGTGGGGATGATGGGGGCGTTCGTGTTCGGGAGTTACCTCCATCCCCGCCACAGCGACATCCCCGGCAGCGCGGCCTCCATCGTGGCCTGCGACACGATCGCCGCGATCCTCGCCGGGTTCGTGATGTTCCCCGCCCTGTTCGCGTTCAATATGGAGCCGGACCAGGGCGCCGGACTGCTGTTCGTCACGATGGCGGGGCTCTTCGGCCGGCTGCCGGCGGGAGACGTGGCGGCGGCGTTCTTCTTCTTCTTCGTGTTCATCGCGGGGCTCACCTCCGGTCTGGCGCTCATCGAAGCGCTCACCGCGAGCGCGATGGACTCGCTGGGCTGGAGCCGCCGGCGGTCGCTCTGGGTCGTGCTCGCGCTCGTCGTGCTGGCGGGCGTGCCCCTGGCTCTCGGCGCCGGACCGTGGGCGGCGCTTCAGGTCGGCGGCCGCGGCCTGTTCGAACTCGCCGACTACGTGTCGGGGAACATCTTCCTCACCGTGGGCGGGCTCGCGATCTCCCTCTACGTCGCCGTCGCGTGGGGGTTCGAACGGTTCCGCGCGGAGACGAACCAGGGGGCGGGGCGGTTCCGGATCACCGCCGCCTGGGGTCCGGTGATGCGCTTCGTCGTGCCGGTCGCGGTCGCGCTCGTCGTCCTCGCCGGACTCGGCCTCCTGAGCTAG
- the pdxH gene encoding pyridoxamine 5'-phosphate oxidase produces the protein MSKFDDLRAHLRAIRTLTSGVTRGLPVLEAAADPYDLFRDWFRDAEASGLLLPESMALATATGDGRPSVRMVLVKGVGPDGFRFFTNYGSRKAVELDDNPQASLCFHWSVLERQVRVEGRVERLSAEDSTAYFATRDRGSQIGAWASAQSRPITDRAGLEAQVAEAEARFEGRDVPLPDFWGGYILVPDRIEFWQGRANRLHDRLEYTPRHEPPDGSWKITRLQP, from the coding sequence GTGAGCAAATTCGACGACCTTCGCGCCCACCTGCGGGCGATCCGCACGCTCACCAGCGGGGTGACGCGCGGGCTGCCGGTCCTCGAGGCGGCGGCGGACCCCTACGATCTTTTCCGCGACTGGTTCCGGGATGCCGAGGCCTCGGGGCTGCTCCTGCCCGAGTCGATGGCGCTCGCCACGGCGACCGGAGACGGGCGGCCTTCGGTGCGGATGGTCCTCGTGAAGGGCGTCGGGCCCGACGGCTTCCGTTTCTTCACCAACTACGGCAGCCGCAAAGCCGTGGAACTGGACGACAATCCGCAGGCTTCGCTCTGCTTCCACTGGTCCGTGCTCGAGCGGCAGGTGCGCGTTGAAGGGCGTGTCGAGCGCCTCTCGGCGGAAGACTCGACGGCCTACTTCGCGACGCGCGACCGCGGGAGCCAGATCGGCGCGTGGGCTTCCGCACAGAGCCGCCCGATCACCGATCGCGCCGGGCTCGAGGCTCAGGTGGCGGAGGCGGAGGCCCGGTTCGAGGGGAGGGACGTGCCACTCCCCGACTTCTGGGGCGGATACATCCTCGTCCCCGACCGGATCGAGTTCTGGCAGGGTCGCGCCAACCGGCTGCACGACCGTCTCGAATACACGCCGCGCCACGAACCGCCCGACGGAAGCTGGAAGATCACCCGCCTCCAGCCGTGA
- a CDS encoding Ig-like domain-containing protein: protein MAPLRLGAQPGARAPHPRRCRVLFLAPLLAAGCGDGEPGTAPPGAPVPTTLAITPSSAVLAALGQTVQLTATVRDQTGAVMPGIGVNWASTDGRIVTVDPAGLVTAVSNGATNITATVQGGGASGGAAITVSQAVTALTVSPDQAAVDALETLQLTAQALDANQHPVAGVGFSWHSDDESVATVSADGLVTAVAPGSVVISVQVSSAALTATARIVVKVSERFALVALYNATGGSRWTRSGNWLTDAPTDQWHGVTADAEGRVTGLDLSGIGLEGRLPEEFAHLTNLRRLNLSYNRLTGEIPAYLAEFTELEELGLAVNEFTGPIPVELSGLTRLRVLDLSNDLFAGRNRLTGPVPPELAQLSDLEVLDLAFNTLTGQIPSGLAGLRNLTVLDIEQNDLSGPIPPDLATLSGLVVLSLAGNRLTGAIPSALGDLSNLGDLKLHMNQLSGPIPSSLGKLGRLARLSLCCNAFTGSIPPELGNLSSVAFLGLQVNELSGSVPSELGRLSALRHLYLFTNSDLRGPLPQELTSLRLTTFDWIFTGLCSPPNAEFQNWLGSIPRGQGEGVCPSSEP, encoded by the coding sequence ATGGCACCTCTTCGACTCGGCGCACAGCCCGGGGCGCGAGCCCCGCATCCTCGCCGTTGCCGCGTCCTGTTCCTCGCGCCGCTGCTGGCTGCAGGGTGCGGAGACGGCGAACCCGGCACCGCGCCGCCGGGGGCGCCCGTACCCACCACCCTGGCGATCACTCCCTCGTCCGCGGTTCTGGCCGCCCTGGGACAGACGGTGCAACTGACGGCGACCGTCCGCGACCAGACCGGCGCCGTCATGCCCGGCATCGGCGTGAACTGGGCGAGCACCGACGGCCGAATCGTGACGGTCGATCCCGCCGGGCTGGTAACGGCGGTGAGCAACGGAGCCACGAACATCACGGCCACGGTGCAGGGCGGCGGCGCCTCCGGAGGCGCCGCCATCACGGTTTCGCAGGCGGTCACCGCGCTGACGGTGTCACCCGATCAGGCCGCGGTCGACGCGCTGGAAACGCTCCAACTGACCGCGCAGGCCCTGGATGCGAACCAGCACCCGGTCGCCGGGGTGGGCTTCTCGTGGCACTCTGATGACGAGTCGGTGGCTACCGTCAGCGCCGACGGTCTGGTGACCGCGGTAGCACCGGGATCGGTAGTGATATCCGTGCAGGTGTCGAGCGCCGCCCTCACCGCGACCGCGCGGATCGTTGTGAAGGTGTCCGAGAGGTTTGCCCTCGTGGCGCTGTACAACGCCACCGGAGGCTCGCGCTGGACGCGAAGCGGCAACTGGCTGACGGACGCGCCGACCGACCAATGGCACGGAGTGACCGCCGACGCGGAGGGCCGGGTAACCGGACTGGATCTCTCGGGCATCGGCCTCGAGGGCCGTTTGCCGGAAGAGTTCGCGCACCTCACGAACCTCCGGCGTCTCAACCTGTCGTACAACCGGTTGACCGGGGAAATCCCGGCATATCTGGCGGAGTTCACGGAGCTCGAGGAACTCGGCCTCGCCGTAAACGAGTTCACGGGCCCGATCCCGGTCGAGCTGTCCGGCCTCACCCGCCTGAGAGTACTGGACCTCTCCAACGATCTGTTCGCGGGTCGGAACCGGCTCACCGGACCGGTTCCGCCCGAACTCGCCCAACTGAGCGATCTCGAGGTGCTGGATCTCGCCTTCAACACCCTGACCGGCCAGATTCCGTCGGGACTCGCGGGCCTGCGGAACCTCACGGTTCTCGACATTGAGCAGAATGACCTGAGCGGCCCCATTCCGCCGGATCTTGCCACCCTCTCCGGCCTTGTGGTTCTCTCGCTCGCCGGCAATCGACTCACCGGCGCCATTCCTTCGGCGCTCGGAGACCTCTCCAATCTCGGCGACCTGAAGCTCCACATGAATCAACTGTCCGGGCCGATCCCGTCCAGCCTGGGGAAACTCGGTCGCCTGGCTCGGTTGTCCCTGTGCTGCAATGCGTTTACCGGCTCGATCCCGCCCGAATTGGGCAACCTCTCGTCCGTTGCGTTTCTCGGACTTCAGGTCAACGAGTTGTCCGGCTCCGTGCCGTCCGAGCTTGGAAGGCTTTCGGCCCTCCGGCACCTGTACCTGTTCACAAACTCGGACTTGCGCGGGCCGCTCCCGCAGGAACTCACGAGTCTGCGACTGACCACGTTCGACTGGATCTTCACCGGCCTGTGTTCTCCCCCCAACGCCGAATTCCAGAATTGGCTCGGGAGCATTCCCCGCGGCCAGGGTGAAGGCGTCTGCCCGAGTTCGGAACCGTAA
- a CDS encoding FAD-dependent oxidoreductase, with protein sequence MRVAVVGGGVIGLCVAHYLERRGAEVVLLERDRIGGGCSEGNGGWVCPSISRPLPAPGMTLTSLRWMLRSGSPLYIKPSAMPRLMGWLWAFRGHCNAESYRAGVAALAGLNAATDRLYRGLVDEGMAFERAESGTILAYDDERELAQTRALLARLGEARVGPVDILGREALAEAEPDLRGGLIGLRVRGDTHVRPESLCAELAASLEARGVEIRTGERVLGFTGKGDRVRAAIAWAARGGDAADGWPVRIDADAFVLAAGAETPVLAESLRAKLPVQAGKGYSITVRNARVGLSQPLHVTPARIGFTPFRGAVRTIGTMEFSGFNLRLDRRRIAILERAARRYLPGALEGAERVDWVGMRPVTPDGLPAIGRLPGLPNVYVATGHQMLGVTLAPSTGHALAQLMLDGGSDIDLAPFDPARFA encoded by the coding sequence GTGAGAGTTGCGGTCGTCGGCGGCGGCGTCATCGGGTTGTGCGTCGCGCACTACCTCGAGCGTCGCGGGGCCGAAGTCGTCCTCCTGGAGCGCGATCGGATCGGAGGGGGGTGTTCGGAGGGCAACGGCGGATGGGTCTGTCCGTCGATCTCCCGCCCGCTGCCGGCTCCGGGGATGACGCTGACCTCGCTCCGCTGGATGCTCCGGTCGGGCAGCCCCCTCTACATCAAGCCGTCGGCCATGCCCCGGCTCATGGGTTGGCTGTGGGCCTTTCGCGGTCACTGCAACGCCGAGAGCTACCGCGCGGGCGTTGCCGCCCTCGCGGGGCTGAACGCCGCGACGGACCGGTTGTACCGCGGTCTCGTGGACGAGGGCATGGCATTCGAGCGCGCCGAGAGCGGGACCATCCTCGCCTACGACGATGAGCGCGAACTCGCGCAGACCCGGGCGCTGCTGGCGAGACTGGGAGAGGCACGCGTGGGGCCCGTGGACATCCTCGGCCGCGAGGCCCTCGCGGAAGCGGAGCCGGATCTGCGGGGCGGCCTGATCGGCCTGCGGGTGCGCGGCGACACGCACGTGCGCCCGGAATCGCTGTGCGCCGAGCTTGCCGCGAGCCTGGAGGCGCGCGGCGTGGAGATCCGGACGGGAGAACGTGTCCTGGGCTTCACGGGGAAGGGCGACCGTGTCCGTGCGGCGATCGCCTGGGCCGCTCGAGGCGGCGACGCAGCCGACGGGTGGCCGGTGAGGATCGACGCGGATGCCTTCGTGCTTGCCGCGGGAGCCGAAACCCCCGTTCTGGCGGAGTCCCTGAGGGCGAAGCTCCCCGTGCAGGCGGGGAAGGGCTACAGCATCACCGTCAGGAACGCGCGGGTCGGGCTCTCGCAGCCCCTGCACGTGACTCCGGCGCGGATCGGCTTCACGCCGTTTCGCGGGGCGGTGCGCACGATCGGGACGATGGAGTTCTCCGGCTTTAACCTGCGTCTCGACCGGAGGCGCATCGCGATCCTCGAGCGGGCCGCGCGGCGCTACCTGCCGGGGGCGCTGGAGGGCGCGGAGCGCGTCGACTGGGTGGGCATGCGGCCCGTGACGCCGGACGGCCTCCCAGCCATCGGCCGGCTGCCCGGTCTCCCCAACGTGTACGTCGCCACGGGACACCAGATGCTCGGCGTCACGCTGGCCCCCTCGACCGGCCACGCGCTCGCGCAACTCATGCTCGATGGAGGATCGGACATCGACCTCGCACCCTTCGACCCCGCGCGCTTCGCCTGA
- a CDS encoding sigma-70 family RNA polymerase sigma factor: MRRFVGGRVEPAWVDDVTGDIVVRLLQRQDSLAEARDPLSWTYRVAANVIADHHRRRSVERRTLAQLGAEVRAPDPGADGGDHEATRRDLEACLLPFALELPSKYAEALLMTYFRGWSQVEAAERLGLSVSGMKSRVQRARAMLKRQLLDCCDFELDRRGAVIDMRPREARLDGGRGRSTAEGAGG; this comes from the coding sequence ATGCGACGCTTTGTGGGGGGCCGCGTCGAGCCGGCGTGGGTTGATGATGTGACCGGCGACATCGTCGTGCGGCTGCTGCAGCGTCAGGACAGTCTCGCGGAGGCGCGGGATCCGCTCTCCTGGACCTACCGGGTCGCGGCCAACGTGATCGCCGACCATCACCGGCGCCGTTCCGTCGAACGGCGGACCTTGGCGCAACTCGGTGCCGAAGTTCGTGCGCCCGATCCGGGCGCGGACGGCGGCGACCACGAGGCGACGCGGCGGGATCTGGAGGCCTGCCTTCTGCCTTTTGCGCTCGAACTGCCGTCGAAGTACGCCGAGGCCCTTCTGATGACGTACTTCCGGGGCTGGAGCCAGGTCGAGGCGGCGGAGCGGCTGGGATTGAGCGTGTCGGGCATGAAATCGCGCGTACAGCGGGCGCGGGCGATGCTGAAGCGGCAACTCCTGGACTGCTGCGACTTCGAGCTGGACCGGCGCGGCGCGGTGATCGACATGCGCCCCCGCGAAGCGCGCCTGGACGGGGGCCGCGGCCGGAGTACCGCCGAAGGGGCCGGCGGGTGA
- a CDS encoding ArsI/CadI family heavy metal resistance metalloenzyme, with translation MRLQLALNVRDIDEAVDYYGKLFGAAPHKRRAGYANFAIDEPPLKLVLFENPDAAERVNHLGVEVFDDARVREAGHRLEAAGILSETEEETVCCHATQTKVWSDEPQGLRWEWYRVTDDTPDGEALIAPAAAAPSAAACSDESETCCA, from the coding sequence ATGCGACTGCAACTTGCACTCAACGTGCGGGACATCGATGAGGCAGTGGACTATTACGGCAAGCTCTTCGGTGCCGCCCCGCACAAGCGCCGCGCCGGCTACGCCAACTTCGCCATCGACGAGCCGCCTCTGAAGCTCGTGCTGTTCGAGAACCCGGACGCGGCGGAGCGCGTGAACCACCTGGGCGTGGAGGTGTTCGACGACGCGCGGGTCCGCGAGGCCGGACACCGGCTGGAGGCCGCCGGGATCCTCAGCGAGACCGAGGAGGAGACGGTGTGCTGTCATGCGACGCAGACGAAGGTCTGGTCCGACGAGCCGCAGGGCCTGCGCTGGGAGTGGTACCGGGTCACGGACGACACGCCGGACGGCGAAGCGCTGATCGCGCCAGCCGCGGCCGCGCCTTCGGCGGCCGCCTGTAGCGACGAATCCGAGACCTGCTGTGCCTGA